The DNA region TCGCCGCGGGTTTCGTCGACCAGGGCGACGACGTTCGAGGAGGAGAGCGGGCCGTTGAACCGGCTGCCCTTGGTCAGCTCGACCGAAATCGGCTTCGCGGAGGGGCGGTCCTGGTCGAGGCCGCTGATGTCGATGAGGTGGAGCTGGTTGCGCTCGGGGTCGGCGATGGCCAGCCGGTCGCCGACGGCGCTGTTGGCGACCTGTGCCGACGGCGAAAGCTTGATGCCGAGCGGAAGGCCGTCACCGAGCCCCTCCGGGCCGACGCGGTGGAGGCTGTCGCCGGTGGTGTCGAGCACGACCGGCCGGTCGCCGACGAGCGTGAGCCCGCCGCCGTGCCCCGGCGGGAGCTGAGCGGGGCAGGTCATGACGGCGGCGCCCTTGGGCAGATCGCAGACCGCGCCGTTGTCGACGCGGTGCGCCCACACCGTCCCCTCGGTGGTCGCGACCGGCCGGGACAGTGGCCCCCCTGCGGGCACTGTCGCGGCCGGGTCGCCGAGCCGCACGATCTGCCCGGCGTTGCGGTAGACCAGGTACGGGCCACCCGCGATCTCCATCACGAACGGCGTTTCCGGCGCGGGCGGCGGCGTGGACTCCGCCACGCTCAAGGTCGCCTTGTCGAACTCCGTGATGCGGTTCCGCTCGACCACGTAACCGGAGCCGTCCCCCTGCGCGACCTGGCTGCCGTTCGCGCCGGGCACGTCCGCGCGCGCGTCGACGCGGTTCGTCGAGCCGTCGATGTGGAACGCGGACTGCGCGGCGTCGTTGTAGACCCAGTGGCCGACCTGGACGAACTCCAGCCGTTCCGGGGTCGCCGCCTGTCCGGTCACGGCCAGCCCGATCAGCGCCAGGCAGCCAGCGACCACCAGCGCCACGGCCATTCTCGTCCTGGCGACCACGCTGAACCGCTTCGTGCCCCGCTCGTCGGTGTTCACGCGATCAAGCTAGAGAGCGACCATGAAATTTCGATGAAACCCCTGTCTCGCCGCCCGCGGACGCCGTGTCATCGAAACCTCATGTTCGCCGGGAAGGCTCGGGCGGACCCGGTTCGAGGAGGCAGGACGATGACCGATCTCGGCGCGGCGAGGGCGGACGGGCGGTACTCCGCACCGCCGCCACCGCTTCCGCATTTCGCCCCGGCCGTGCCGCGGGCCCAGGCCGTGGCCGATCCGCTCGCCTACGCCGCGCCCGCCGCGCGGGCCGCCGCCCGTGAAGCCGCGCTGGCCGCGCTCACGGCGGCTCGGCAGGCGGAGCAGCGGCCGCGCTGGTCCGCGGCGGCGCCCGTCGCCGCTCCTGCGCCCGGCCCGCCGCGGCCGAATCCGCCGTCGCCCGGCCGAGGACGGCGGCCCGGCCGGATCGGCGGGATCGGGGTGGCGCAGATCGTCTGCTGGCAGCTCGTCCTCGTCGCGCTCGTCCTGGTGGCGGGGCGGCCCTGGCCGCTGGCGGCCGCGGTGGTCACCGCCGCCGTGGTGGTCCTCGCGCTCACCGCCGTGCGGATTCGCGGACGCTGGCTCTACGCCTGGCTCGGTTCGGCGTCGGGCTACCTGACCCGCGACCGCGACCGGGATCTCCGGCACGCGGGCGAGGCGGGCCGGGCGCTGCTGCGCCTGCTGTCGCCGGAAGCGACCGGGATCACCGGCGAGATCGGCGACGAGCCGGTGTTCATGGTCAGCCGCGCCGACGGGATCACCGCTGTGCTGCAACCGAAATCCGCCGCGCGCGAGCAGCCGATGCCGTCGCCGGAGACCTTGCTTCCGCCGTCACGCGAGCAGGCATTGGACGTCGCCGCGCAGGTCATCCACCACATCGGCGCGGACCGCTCGCGGCCGCCGCGGGGCTGGGTCGCGCTGCAGGCCCTGCGCACCGCCGACGTCCACCGCGACGCCGATGTGCGGCAGGCACTCGGGAACACGGTCCGGCGCGTGCGGCGGCAGCTTCGCCGCGACGGCCTGCCGGTGCGGGCGCTCAGCGAAAACGAGGTCCTCGGCACGCTCGCGTCGCTCGCGCACGTCACGGCGGGCCGGGCGCGGATCCGTGAAGACTGGCGGTTCTGGCACAGCGGGCAGATCTGCCAGGCCACGTTCCGCCTCGACGGCTGGGACGCGCTTCCCCCGGTGCTCGCGGCGGATCTGTCACGCCGTCTGCTCGCCGCGGCCCCCGGATCCGCGGTGACCCTGGCCGTGACCGCGCGCCGGGGCGCCGCCGAGACCGAACCCGGCGTCAGCGCCGCGATCCGGATCGCGGCCGCGGGGGCTCAGGCGGTCGACCACGCGGTGCGGGACCTGGAACTCGCCGCGCGCCGCGGCGGGATCACCCTGGACCGGCTCGACGGCAGGCACGCCAAGGGAGTGGCCGCCACCCTGCCGATCGGGGTCAGTTGAGCACGACGATCGCGGCGGTGAGCGCGGTCGCGTACAGCGTCCAGGCGAGGTACGGCACCAGCAACGCGGC from Amycolatopsis sp. EV170708-02-1 includes:
- a CDS encoding type VII secretion protein EccE — its product is MTDLGAARADGRYSAPPPPLPHFAPAVPRAQAVADPLAYAAPAARAAAREAALAALTAARQAEQRPRWSAAAPVAAPAPGPPRPNPPSPGRGRRPGRIGGIGVAQIVCWQLVLVALVLVAGRPWPLAAAVVTAAVVVLALTAVRIRGRWLYAWLGSASGYLTRDRDRDLRHAGEAGRALLRLLSPEATGITGEIGDEPVFMVSRADGITAVLQPKSAAREQPMPSPETLLPPSREQALDVAAQVIHHIGADRSRPPRGWVALQALRTADVHRDADVRQALGNTVRRVRRQLRRDGLPVRALSENEVLGTLASLAHVTAGRARIREDWRFWHSGQICQATFRLDGWDALPPVLAADLSRRLLAAAPGSAVTLAVTARRGAAETEPGVSAAIRIAAAGAQAVDHAVRDLELAARRGGITLDRLDGRHAKGVAATLPIGVS